A single bacterium DNA region contains:
- a CDS encoding 4Fe-4S binding protein, with protein sequence MTPLQIRPPEAAAEHNKERSFLQRAGLTTFATGMFLFLVAATGVSKGRPLLFLLLSVGLTCTGALVYFLALAKEAPPGIKNNHIFSNAVTYRGWNAWILGVFLTLFYIALYWFPKWIENWVRITDPLSLLITGKPADRWFMYGAFYTVAVLVMGARMILVKYRHNRYQIIRTLSVMFFQLGFAFLIPNLLHSLNQPDFYFSYFWPLKYDYLFPKTAHSLLSHPGGLGFFMLFWGAAMTFIGTPIFTYFFGKRWYCSWVCGCGGLAETLGDPYRHLSDKSLKAWNIERWLIHSVLVTITIVTALLWINSLYEGAIFGKFSGAAAKAYGFYIGAIFSGVIGVGFYPLMGARVWCRFGCPMAAILGIIQKFFSRFRITTNGGQCISCGNCSTYCEQGIDVRWYAQRGQNIIRASCVGCGICAAVCPRGVLKLENAPSETRYNFDKID encoded by the coding sequence ATGACACCACTTCAAATCCGGCCCCCTGAGGCAGCAGCAGAACATAATAAAGAACGGAGTTTCTTGCAGAGAGCAGGCCTGACTACTTTTGCCACCGGCATGTTTCTGTTCCTCGTTGCTGCTACCGGTGTTTCAAAGGGCCGCCCCTTGCTTTTTCTTCTTTTGAGTGTGGGGCTCACATGTACTGGAGCGTTGGTCTATTTCCTCGCTCTGGCCAAAGAAGCCCCGCCAGGCATCAAAAACAATCATATCTTTTCCAACGCTGTTACTTATCGCGGATGGAATGCGTGGATACTCGGTGTTTTTCTGACCCTGTTCTACATCGCCCTTTACTGGTTTCCGAAGTGGATTGAAAACTGGGTGCGGATCACGGATCCATTGAGTTTGTTGATTACAGGAAAGCCCGCAGACCGCTGGTTTATGTATGGTGCTTTTTACACTGTGGCTGTTCTGGTCATGGGCGCCCGCATGATCCTTGTGAAATATCGTCACAACAGGTATCAAATCATCCGTACACTCTCTGTAATGTTTTTTCAGTTGGGATTTGCGTTTCTAATACCGAATCTGCTTCACAGCCTGAACCAGCCGGACTTTTATTTCAGCTATTTCTGGCCATTGAAGTACGACTATCTTTTTCCAAAGACAGCTCATTCGCTGCTTTCCCATCCCGGTGGCCTTGGATTTTTCATGCTGTTCTGGGGGGCGGCGATGACGTTTATAGGAACACCGATATTCACATACTTTTTCGGTAAGCGCTGGTATTGTTCGTGGGTATGTGGTTGCGGCGGATTGGCTGAAACTCTGGGAGACCCTTACCGCCACTTATCGGACAAATCACTGAAAGCGTGGAACATTGAGCGATGGCTGATCCATTCGGTACTGGTAACTATCACGATTGTTACCGCGTTGCTTTGGATCAATTCCTTGTATGAAGGGGCAATCTTCGGCAAATTTTCAGGCGCCGCCGCGAAGGCCTACGGGTTTTACATCGGCGCCATTTTTTCCGGGGTGATTGGAGTGGGATTCTATCCACTCATGGGGGCACGCGTCTGGTGCCGCTTTGGATGCCCAATGGCTGCTATCCTGGGGATCATCCAGAAGTTCTTTTCCCGTTTCCGGATTACTACCAACGGGGGCCAATGTATCTCCTGCGGCAATTGTTCCACCTATTGCGAACAGGGAATTGACGTTCGCTGGTATGCGCAACGCGGTCAAAATATAATCCGCGCATCCTGTGTCGGCTGCGGAATCTGCGCGGCGGTCTGTCCACGCGGCGTACTGAAGCTCGAAAACGCCCCATCTGAGACGCGTTATAACTTCGATAAGATTGATTGA